In Desulfovibrio oxyclinae DSM 11498, a single genomic region encodes these proteins:
- a CDS encoding cold shock domain-containing protein, protein MRSTGKVSWFNEREGFGFITAEDGEDIFVHYTEIFRNGFQTLHPGEEVEFTLNDSGPAPKASEVRIKGENPFGSII, encoded by the coding sequence ATGCGGAGCACCGGAAAGGTCAGCTGGTTCAACGAGCGGGAAGGGTTCGGGTTCATCACCGCCGAGGACGGCGAGGATATTTTCGTCCATTACACCGAGATATTCCGCAACGGCTTTCAGACCCTGCATCCGGGTGAGGAAGTGGAGTTCACCCTGAACGACTCTGGCCCGGCCCCCAAGGCCTCCGAGGTCCGCATAAAAGGGGAGAACCCTTTCGGCAGCATCATCTGA
- a CDS encoding DUF1499 domain-containing protein: MNIRKIIPLILVLTLAGCEAAPGESPVKQTPLDPCPNTPNCVNSLESDPDHHIAPLTFEGSGEEALNRLKRIVEKLEGATIVSSNPEGFQAEFTTKLFGFVDDVSFLLQEEDKAIHVRSASRVGYWDLGANRRRVEKIREAFEKGPGD; the protein is encoded by the coding sequence ATGAACATTCGAAAAATCATTCCCCTCATTTTGGTCCTGACCCTTGCAGGTTGCGAGGCCGCCCCCGGAGAATCGCCCGTGAAGCAGACGCCGCTGGATCCGTGTCCGAATACACCCAACTGCGTGAACAGTCTGGAAAGCGATCCGGACCATCATATCGCCCCCTTGACCTTCGAAGGGTCGGGCGAAGAGGCGCTTAACCGACTCAAACGCATCGTGGAAAAATTGGAAGGGGCTACAATCGTCTCATCGAACCCCGAAGGTTTTCAGGCCGAATTTACAACGAAACTTTTCGGTTTCGTAGACGACGTGTCGTTTCTGCTGCAGGAAGAGGACAAGGCGATACATGTCCGTTCAGCGTCCCGTGTGGGATACTGGGACCTCGGCGCGAACCGCAGACGCGTCGAAAAGATACGGGAGGCGTTTGAAAAAGGCCCGGGGGACTAG
- the dxs gene encoding 1-deoxy-D-xylulose-5-phosphate synthase, which yields MTKEEKTKPALLPSIEGPRDVQRLEPDELKILAEELRQTIIGQVSGGGGHLAPSLGVIELTLALFRAFDFERDRIVWDVGHQAYAHKLLTGRYSRFDTLRRKDGLSGFPRMEESPYDHFGVGHSSTSISAALGMAMARDLKGENHEVVSVIGDGSMTAGLAYEGLNQAGGMGRKMVVVLNDNEMSISRNVGALSSFLSRKLSTPLLQRFKDEVEQWVSGVPKFGDELAMYVKRSGDSLKTFFTPGMLFEAFRFTYVGPINGHDMGEMVKVFEQVKRIDKPVLVHVLTKKGKGYEPAENNPTYFHGVGRFEPETGLARKFSGPGLPSYTEIFGDMLCRLADKDERIMAITAAMPEGTGTDCFRKKHPERFVDVGICEQHAVTFAAGLATQGYRPAVAIYSTFMQRSYDQIVHDVCLQNLDVKFFLDRGGLVGEDGATHHGTFDMSFLRHIPNLTLMAPKDEAELARMMVTAFSTQGPVAVRYPRGTGVGAEVEDDPKPFELGEGEVVHEGEDALVVAVGSRVYPAMEAAMELETEGRGVTVFNARFIKPLPEKQILELVNRFDRVLVVEENAKAGGFGSAVLELIADNGLLAGKNVQRLGIPDEFVEHGTQKELRAMLGIDKVGIRNAVSALFD from the coding sequence ATGACCAAGGAAGAAAAGACCAAACCCGCACTATTGCCCAGCATCGAAGGGCCCCGCGATGTCCAGAGGCTGGAGCCGGACGAACTCAAGATTCTGGCAGAAGAGCTTCGGCAGACCATCATTGGACAGGTCTCCGGTGGCGGCGGTCATCTGGCCCCGTCGCTCGGCGTGATCGAGCTGACGCTTGCCCTGTTCCGCGCCTTCGACTTCGAGCGTGACCGCATCGTCTGGGACGTGGGGCATCAGGCCTACGCCCACAAACTGCTTACCGGACGCTATTCGCGCTTCGATACCCTTCGCCGCAAGGATGGACTCAGCGGCTTCCCCCGCATGGAGGAAAGCCCTTACGACCATTTCGGTGTCGGGCATTCGTCCACGTCCATATCCGCCGCGCTCGGCATGGCCATGGCCCGTGACCTGAAGGGCGAGAACCACGAGGTGGTCTCGGTCATCGGCGACGGCTCCATGACAGCAGGGCTGGCCTATGAGGGACTCAATCAGGCTGGCGGAATGGGCCGCAAGATGGTCGTGGTGCTCAACGACAACGAGATGTCCATCTCCAGAAACGTGGGCGCCCTGTCCTCCTTCCTGAGCAGGAAACTGAGCACGCCGCTGCTGCAGCGCTTCAAGGACGAAGTGGAGCAGTGGGTGAGCGGTGTTCCCAAGTTCGGCGACGAGCTGGCCATGTACGTCAAACGCTCCGGCGACTCCCTCAAGACGTTCTTCACTCCGGGGATGCTCTTCGAGGCGTTTCGTTTCACTTATGTCGGCCCCATCAACGGGCACGACATGGGCGAGATGGTCAAGGTCTTCGAACAGGTCAAACGCATCGACAAGCCGGTGTTGGTCCACGTCCTCACCAAGAAGGGCAAGGGCTACGAACCAGCCGAGAACAATCCGACATATTTCCATGGCGTGGGGCGCTTCGAGCCGGAAACCGGCTTGGCGCGCAAGTTCTCCGGCCCCGGTCTGCCGTCCTACACGGAAATTTTCGGCGACATGCTGTGCCGTCTGGCAGACAAGGACGAGCGCATCATGGCCATCACCGCCGCCATGCCCGAGGGCACCGGCACGGACTGCTTCCGCAAGAAGCATCCCGAGCGGTTCGTGGATGTGGGCATCTGCGAACAGCACGCCGTTACCTTTGCCGCGGGACTCGCCACGCAGGGCTATCGCCCGGCAGTGGCCATCTATTCGACCTTCATGCAACGCTCTTATGATCAGATCGTGCACGACGTCTGCCTGCAGAATCTGGATGTGAAATTCTTCCTTGATCGCGGTGGACTCGTGGGCGAGGACGGGGCCACGCATCATGGCACCTTCGACATGAGCTTTCTGCGGCACATCCCGAACCTCACGCTCATGGCTCCCAAGGACGAAGCGGAACTGGCGCGCATGATGGTCACCGCATTCTCCACCCAGGGTCCGGTTGCGGTCCGTTATCCGCGTGGAACCGGCGTGGGGGCGGAAGTGGAAGACGATCCCAAACCGTTCGAACTCGGCGAAGGCGAAGTGGTTCACGAGGGCGAAGACGCGCTTGTGGTGGCCGTCGGTTCGCGGGTGTATCCAGCCATGGAAGCCGCGATGGAGCTGGAAACCGAGGGACGCGGCGTCACGGTTTTCAACGCACGCTTCATCAAGCCCCTGCCGGAAAAGCAGATCCTTGAGCTGGTCAATCGCTTTGACCGCGTGCTCGTTGTCGAGGAAAACGCCAAGGCCGGCGGGTTCGGTTCCGCCGTGTTGGAACTGATTGCCGACAACGGTCTGCTCGCGGGCAAGAACGTACAGCGTCTGGGCATTCCCGATGAGTTCGTGGAGCACGGCACCCAGAAGGAACTGCGCGCCATGCTCGGCATCGACAAGGTGGGCATCCGAAACGCCGTCAGCGCGCTGTTCGACTAG
- a CDS encoding DUF362 domain-containing protein, protein MRFAKTDRALYLRLMTETVALARIMEYESQLLDAAVELLMDEAGFRPSRGERVLVKPNLVNSTNAAVSCTHPLVVRAACRFLLDRGVRVTVADSPAFGSAAQVAKASGLVEALKALGLEVRGLAAAQKTTLPCGVEIGVSRHALEAEAILNVPRLKAHCQMRVTGAVKNLFGCVSGARKALAHNRLGNRPDLFAAMVVDICELVPHSVSLMDAVRPMHRNGPVKGEAYELGMLGASASPHAVDAMVYEMLNLSPSQVPLWAEALRRDLPGAQPGELRYPLERPQSFDVSGMVIPGKLEPVRFDPFRVFKGRIKSLKKRLCGD, encoded by the coding sequence ATGCGCTTTGCAAAAACCGATCGCGCCCTGTACCTTCGGCTCATGACCGAAACAGTGGCCCTTGCCCGCATCATGGAATACGAATCGCAACTGCTGGACGCGGCGGTTGAACTGCTCATGGACGAAGCCGGATTCCGGCCATCGCGCGGCGAGCGCGTGCTGGTCAAGCCGAATCTGGTCAACTCCACCAACGCGGCCGTGTCCTGCACGCATCCGCTGGTGGTGCGCGCAGCCTGCCGTTTCCTGCTGGATAGGGGCGTGCGCGTCACCGTTGCCGACTCCCCGGCCTTCGGCTCCGCGGCGCAGGTGGCGAAGGCGTCAGGGCTTGTCGAAGCGCTGAAAGCGCTTGGCCTTGAGGTTCGGGGGCTTGCCGCTGCGCAGAAGACCACGCTGCCGTGCGGTGTGGAAATAGGTGTCTCCAGACATGCCTTGGAGGCCGAGGCCATTCTGAACGTGCCGAGACTCAAGGCACACTGCCAGATGCGGGTGACCGGGGCGGTCAAGAACCTGTTCGGCTGCGTGAGCGGCGCGCGAAAGGCGTTGGCGCACAACCGGCTGGGCAATCGTCCGGATCTGTTCGCCGCCATGGTGGTGGACATCTGCGAGCTGGTGCCGCACAGCGTCTCCCTCATGGATGCAGTGCGCCCCATGCATCGAAACGGCCCCGTAAAAGGGGAGGCCTACGAGCTGGGAATGCTCGGAGCTTCCGCATCACCGCACGCCGTGGACGCCATGGTCTATGAAATGCTGAATCTTTCCCCTTCGCAGGTGCCGCTGTGGGCCGAGGCCCTGCGCCGCGATTTGCCCGGTGCGCAGCCCGGCGAGCTGCGGTATCCCCTTGAGCGGCCGCAGAGCTTCGATGTGTCGGGCATGGTCATCCCCGGGAAACTGGAGCCCGTTCGCTTTGATCCGTTCAGGGTTTTCAAGGGCCGTATCAAGAGCCTGAAAAAACGTCTTTGCGGGGATTGA
- a CDS encoding polyprenyl synthetase family protein: MSVKDELMRRAAEVETFLEGCLKDRDIPDSLREAMEYSLLAGGKRLRPVLVLSWCGMLGGEPDRAMPFAASLECIHTYSLVHDDLPAMDDDDLRRGKPSNHKKFGEAEAILAGDGLLTEAFTLMTESALEKGLPACDVLRAVNVLARSAGAGGMVGGQSVDMAQTGRAGQVPLEELQAMHAMKTGALITAACECGAILSGRGETHELAARAFGKAVGVAFQIVDDVLDVVGDEKTLGKPVGSDEGAGKSTYPSLVGLERSMELARAHVDGALKHLEPYEGADAEFLGELARYIVDRVQ; the protein is encoded by the coding sequence GTGGAAACCTTTCTTGAAGGCTGCCTGAAGGACCGGGATATCCCGGATTCGCTGCGCGAAGCCATGGAATACAGTCTGCTTGCGGGCGGCAAGCGTCTGCGGCCGGTGCTGGTCCTTTCGTGGTGCGGGATGCTCGGCGGCGAGCCGGACAGGGCCATGCCGTTTGCCGCGAGTCTCGAATGCATCCATACCTACTCGCTGGTGCACGACGATCTGCCCGCCATGGATGATGACGATCTCCGGCGCGGCAAGCCCTCGAATCACAAGAAATTCGGCGAGGCCGAGGCCATCCTCGCGGGTGACGGATTGCTTACCGAAGCCTTCACGCTCATGACCGAAAGCGCGCTGGAGAAAGGGCTTCCCGCCTGTGACGTGCTGCGGGCCGTGAACGTGCTGGCGCGTTCCGCCGGAGCCGGTGGCATGGTCGGCGGCCAGTCGGTGGACATGGCCCAGACCGGCCGGGCGGGGCAGGTCCCGCTGGAAGAGCTTCAGGCCATGCATGCCATGAAGACCGGCGCGCTCATCACGGCCGCGTGCGAATGCGGCGCGATTCTCTCCGGCAGGGGCGAAACGCACGAGCTGGCCGCGCGGGCCTTCGGCAAGGCCGTGGGCGTGGCTTTTCAGATCGTGGATGACGTGTTGGACGTGGTGGGCGACGAGAAGACCCTCGGCAAGCCCGTGGGCAGCGATGAAGGGGCCGGAAAGAGTACCTATCCGTCGCTTGTGGGGCTGGAGCGGAGCATGGAGCTGGCCCGGGCCCACGTGGACGGCGCGCTGAAGCATCTTGAGCCGTATGAGGGCGCTGATGCGGAATTCCTCGGGGAACTGGCTCGTTACATTGTGGACAGAGTTCAATGA
- the hypF gene encoding carbamoyltransferase HypF has product MIRRRYAVSGQVQGVGFRPFVYRIASENGVTGTVLNGSQGVLAEVQGSRAQVDGFGRDLAEKVPPLARIVSLASEDLTPVTGEDSFEIIASEGGEGHDVLISPDTATCPDCLADMRDPENPRYRYPFTNCTNCGPRYTITRSIPYDRPFTSMSCFPLCERCDSEYTNPLDRRFHAQPNACPDCGPQVWLADAEGGEIARGDEAMRLLAEKLKGGKVAAVKGLGGYHLACDATNAEAVDRLRERKNRPDKPLAVMVPDMDCVRRLAEVMPEDEAWLTGIARPIVLMAKHAEHPLPETVAPDTNFIGLMLPYTPLHHVLFEHLSEGGGGLSALIMTSGNMSSEPISLGNREALSRLSGIADVFLFHDRDILIRCDDSVLRMNPYSGKPIILRRARGFTPSPVTLDGDGPCVLGTGPELKCALTLTKGGMAFPSQHIGNMENLETYGFYKEILAHMQDILQVRPELVVRDLHPDYMTSILADEVGAQLHVPVLALQHHYAHIHAVMAENALQGPVLGLALDGTGYGEDGTIWGGECLFVNGETLEHERLARFAHLRLPGGEAAVREPWRIARGALWELGYREPEFWWPWLAEHEAADKFLSQVLEKDINSPRTSSCGRLFDAASAMIGLCSSISYEGQAAILLEKAQDMEERSAYPCPLLTDDQPAVLDTLTLLDAVREDAANGVAPGVIARRFHLGLINGLAELAATVAENLGVNRISLSGGVMQNLTIAVELPMALEMIGLEVFMHTQVPPNDGCISLGQAVWGRRKLLLDE; this is encoded by the coding sequence ATGATACGGCGCAGGTACGCCGTGAGTGGGCAGGTACAGGGCGTCGGCTTTCGGCCTTTCGTCTATCGTATCGCCTCGGAGAACGGGGTGACGGGGACCGTGCTCAACGGTTCGCAGGGTGTGCTCGCGGAGGTGCAGGGCAGCCGTGCGCAGGTGGACGGCTTCGGCCGTGATCTGGCAGAAAAGGTGCCGCCGCTGGCCCGCATCGTCTCGCTTGCGTCCGAGGATCTGACCCCGGTGACAGGTGAGGATTCCTTCGAGATCATCGCCAGCGAGGGAGGAGAAGGGCACGATGTGCTCATCAGCCCGGACACCGCCACCTGCCCGGATTGTCTTGCGGATATGCGTGATCCGGAGAATCCACGCTACCGCTATCCGTTCACCAACTGCACCAATTGCGGCCCGCGCTACACCATCACACGCTCCATTCCCTACGACAGGCCGTTCACCTCCATGAGCTGTTTCCCGCTCTGCGAACGGTGCGATTCGGAATACACCAACCCGTTGGACCGTCGCTTTCATGCACAGCCCAATGCTTGCCCGGACTGCGGGCCACAGGTCTGGCTAGCTGACGCCGAGGGCGGCGAAATCGCCAGAGGCGACGAAGCCATGCGCCTGCTGGCCGAGAAGCTGAAGGGCGGGAAAGTTGCCGCGGTGAAGGGGCTGGGCGGCTATCATCTGGCCTGCGACGCCACCAACGCCGAGGCCGTGGACCGATTGCGCGAGCGCAAGAACCGCCCTGACAAGCCTCTGGCGGTGATGGTCCCGGATATGGACTGTGTGCGGCGGCTGGCCGAGGTTATGCCCGAGGACGAAGCATGGCTGACGGGCATTGCGCGGCCCATCGTGCTCATGGCCAAGCACGCTGAGCATCCACTGCCGGAAACCGTTGCCCCGGATACGAATTTCATAGGTCTCATGCTACCGTACACGCCGCTGCATCACGTGCTTTTCGAGCATCTTTCGGAAGGCGGTGGCGGGCTTTCGGCCCTTATCATGACCTCGGGCAACATGAGCAGCGAACCCATCAGCCTCGGTAATCGCGAGGCTCTTTCAAGGCTCTCCGGCATCGCGGACGTCTTTCTTTTTCATGACCGGGACATCCTCATCCGCTGTGATGATTCGGTTCTGCGCATGAACCCGTATTCCGGCAAGCCGATCATCCTGCGCCGGGCGCGCGGCTTCACGCCTTCCCCTGTCACGCTGGACGGCGACGGGCCATGCGTTCTGGGCACAGGCCCGGAACTCAAGTGCGCGCTGACCCTGACCAAGGGGGGCATGGCTTTTCCGAGCCAGCACATCGGCAACATGGAGAACCTCGAAACCTACGGGTTCTACAAGGAAATACTGGCCCACATGCAGGATATCCTTCAGGTGCGGCCCGAGCTTGTAGTGCGTGACCTGCATCCGGACTACATGACCAGCATCCTCGCTGACGAGGTGGGAGCCCAGCTGCATGTTCCGGTGCTGGCCCTGCAGCATCACTACGCCCACATTCATGCCGTCATGGCCGAGAACGCGCTGCAAGGGCCGGTGCTCGGACTGGCGCTCGACGGCACCGGATACGGCGAGGACGGCACCATCTGGGGCGGAGAATGTTTGTTCGTCAATGGCGAGACGCTGGAGCACGAGCGGCTGGCCCGTTTCGCGCATCTGCGGCTGCCCGGCGGGGAGGCTGCGGTTCGCGAGCCGTGGCGCATCGCGCGGGGAGCGCTGTGGGAGCTGGGATATCGCGAACCTGAGTTCTGGTGGCCGTGGCTGGCGGAACATGAAGCCGCCGACAAATTTCTTTCGCAGGTTCTGGAGAAGGACATCAACTCGCCCCGCACCAGCAGTTGCGGACGGCTGTTCGATGCGGCCTCGGCCATGATCGGACTTTGCTCGTCCATCAGCTACGAGGGGCAGGCCGCGATTCTGCTGGAAAAGGCGCAGGACATGGAGGAGCGTTCGGCCTATCCGTGCCCGCTGCTCACGGACGATCAGCCCGCCGTGCTCGACACGCTGACCCTGCTGGATGCCGTGCGCGAGGACGCGGCCAACGGCGTGGCTCCCGGCGTCATTGCGCGTCGGTTCCATTTAGGGTTGATCAATGGCCTTGCCGAACTGGCGGCGACCGTTGCGGAAAACCTCGGTGTGAACAGGATCTCGCTCTCCGGCGGGGTGATGCAGAATCTCACCATTGCCGTGGAGTTGCCCATGGCGCTTGAGATGATAGGGCTGGAAGTGTTCATGCACACGCAGGTACCGCCCAACGATGGCTGCATTTCTTTGGGGCAGGCCGTGTGGGGGCGCAGAAAGCTGCTTCTGGACGAGTGA
- a CDS encoding ATP-binding cassette domain-containing protein: MSRRYRARSVFAKRILLASSDVSRNHPGMLRITISNASVTREGRKLLEDASVAITPGSHTAVLGPNGAGKTTLLRVIRGDMPPDNEFSRTFETENGVQNDPLGLRHRIGMVSGDMQDFYEDSGGKATGREIVLAGFFDTPLLYEQPDAKMLAKADTALRRMRAAELADIPARAMSTGQLRRVLMARACAPEPDVILLDECMDGLDAPSRKTAMELLETLAERATLVVTAHRRKDLPGCIRQTVHLGKHAEPGASGETLHCPLLPKPALMDFIVRIRDADVVMHGQKILHAIDFTMLPGEAWAVSGDNGAGKSTFLKLILGDVAPFADEGTVERFGGTGTGETHRRRMAVVSPEMHGLFARLPHCRDTVLETVLSGMFGTVGLYETPSAVQQERARELLAFTGLPELAERRMETLSHGQRRRVLLTRAIAGEPWLLLLDEPLSGLDAESRQSMRHTLDQLIRCGMPVILISHHEGDFPQSVNRRLHMANGCIEITEAPG; this comes from the coding sequence ATGAGCCGAAGGTACAGGGCGCGATCGGTTTTTGCAAAGCGCATTCTGCTTGCATCCTCGGACGTTTCGCGCAACCATCCGGGCATGTTGCGCATCACGATATCCAACGCCAGTGTCACCCGCGAAGGTAGAAAGTTGCTTGAAGACGCCTCGGTCGCCATCACACCGGGAAGTCATACCGCTGTGCTCGGCCCCAACGGGGCCGGAAAGACGACCCTGCTCCGTGTCATTCGCGGCGACATGCCGCCCGACAACGAATTCAGTCGCACCTTCGAGACGGAAAACGGCGTACAGAATGATCCGCTCGGATTGCGCCACCGCATCGGCATGGTTTCAGGCGACATGCAGGACTTTTACGAAGACTCCGGGGGCAAGGCCACTGGCCGGGAAATCGTGCTCGCGGGCTTTTTCGATACGCCGCTGCTTTACGAGCAGCCCGACGCGAAAATGCTGGCAAAGGCGGACACGGCCTTGAGGAGAATGCGGGCGGCCGAGCTTGCGGACATCCCTGCCCGCGCCATGTCCACCGGTCAGTTGCGTCGTGTGCTGATGGCCCGCGCCTGTGCGCCGGAACCAGACGTCATCCTTCTGGATGAGTGCATGGACGGACTGGACGCGCCATCCCGGAAAACTGCGATGGAGCTACTGGAAACACTGGCGGAAAGAGCCACCCTCGTAGTCACGGCACACCGCAGGAAGGACCTCCCCGGCTGCATCCGACAGACCGTTCATCTCGGCAAGCACGCTGAACCGGGTGCCTCCGGCGAGACACTTCACTGTCCTTTGCTGCCGAAACCCGCCCTCATGGACTTCATCGTACGCATCCGGGATGCCGACGTGGTCATGCACGGACAAAAGATTCTTCACGCCATCGACTTCACCATGCTCCCCGGCGAGGCGTGGGCCGTATCGGGCGACAACGGCGCGGGCAAAAGTACTTTTCTCAAACTGATACTCGGCGACGTGGCCCCCTTTGCGGACGAAGGCACTGTGGAACGGTTCGGCGGCACCGGCACAGGGGAGACGCATCGCAGACGCATGGCCGTTGTCTCACCCGAGATGCACGGACTGTTCGCCCGCCTGCCGCACTGCCGCGACACGGTGCTGGAGACCGTGCTTTCCGGTATGTTCGGGACCGTCGGGCTTTACGAAACCCCAAGCGCGGTCCAACAGGAGCGTGCGCGGGAACTGCTTGCCTTTACCGGACTGCCGGAGCTTGCCGAGCGGCGCATGGAGACACTCTCCCACGGCCAGCGCAGGCGCGTGCTGCTGACTCGGGCCATAGCCGGCGAACCGTGGCTGCTGCTTCTGGACGAACCGCTCTCCGGGCTGGACGCGGAATCACGACAGTCCATGCGGCATACCCTTGACCAACTCATCCGTTGCGGGATGCCCGTTATCCTTATTTCGCATCATGAAGGAGACTTTCCGCAGAGCGTGAACCGCCGTCTTCACATGGCGAACGGCTGCATCGAAATAACCGAAGCTCCCGGTTAG
- a CDS encoding YchJ family protein: MNQCPCGSERKYDECCGPIISGEAAAPTAEALMRSRYSAYVVGAIDYLKDSLAPESHGDHDEESVREWSESAEWLGLSIDATSLGLESDETGVVDFTARYRQKGQNVEYRERSTFEKRDGKWLYVDGHALPPETYVRETPKVGRNEPCPCGSGKKFKKCCA, from the coding sequence ATGAATCAGTGCCCTTGCGGTTCCGAAAGGAAATACGACGAATGTTGCGGACCCATCATCAGCGGCGAAGCGGCGGCTCCCACTGCCGAAGCCCTGATGCGTTCGCGTTACAGCGCTTATGTTGTCGGCGCCATTGACTATCTCAAGGACAGCCTGGCTCCGGAAAGCCACGGCGATCATGATGAGGAATCGGTCCGCGAGTGGTCCGAATCCGCCGAATGGCTCGGCCTGAGCATCGATGCCACCAGCCTCGGGCTGGAGAGCGATGAGACCGGCGTTGTGGACTTCACTGCCCGTTATCGCCAGAAGGGGCAGAACGTGGAATACCGCGAGCGCAGCACCTTCGAAAAGCGTGACGGAAAATGGCTCTACGTGGACGGCCATGCGCTGCCGCCCGAGACCTATGTGCGCGAGACCCCCAAGGTGGGACGCAACGAGCCGTGCCCCTGCGGGTCCGGCAAGAAGTTCAAGAAGTGCTGCGCCTGA